The Terriglobia bacterium genomic interval CGGGACGTTGGCGATGATTTTCGGCAGGCTGCGACGGGCGCTTCGGGGGCGAGCGGCATTCTCGGCACTCGATCGCTGTTGATTTATGGCATCTATGATGCCACCGGCATCCAGGCGGACTTGCTGCACTCTCTGAAAGATGAGCTGGATCTTGTCTATTTCATGCCCTATGTAAACGAGGCTGGATCGAGCTTTGCAGCCCCTTTTCTCGATGCCCGGGAAAGGGAACTTGGCGCAACTGCGGTGCCGCTGGCGCAGGAGATCAGGAACGACGGCCTCAGCCTTCTGGCGCAGCGCATTTTTGCTGAGTCCGAAATCCAGGCAGGCACCCAGGCGGCGCCGGCGGCGGACGAGTCCTTCGTACTGGTCTCGGTTCCCGGCGAATCGCGCGCTGCCGTCGAAGTAATCCGCGAGGTTCTCCGCGCCGTGCAGGAGGGTGTGATCGGAGGTTTCTATGAAGCGGCCGTCATCCTGCGGCGGCCGGAAGAAGAGGCGCCCGCACTGACCGAAGCCTGCCGCCTGCGGAGCGTTCCCTATTTTCTGCACGGCGGCAGCGCCTTCAGCGAACGGCCTTTAGCGCGGGCGGTCCTGGCCGTCGCCGGCCTGGAGCCGGAGTCGTTTTCCCGACAGGCGATCCTGACGGCGATGGAACTGGTCGCAGCTGCGCTGCCGGCGGAGGCCGCCGGCGCCTGGGATGTGCCCCAGTGGCGCGCCCTGACGAACGACGCCCGGTTTCTCGCCGGCCTCGGTGCCTGGGACAGCGGCACGGCGGCTCTGCTGCGGGACGCGCACGCGTTCCTCGGCCGGGCTGAGGCGCATGCTGCTTCCGGGATTGAGGACGAGGAGAGCGAGTTCCACCGGATGTCAGTCCCGCTCGCGCGCCGGCGCCTGGAGGCGGCGCAGTCGCTCCGCATCGGCTGGCTTGCCTTGCGCCAGGCGACAGCCGGCTGGCCCGAGGCCCTTTCAGGGCCTGATTGGGCGGCGCTGCTGGCAGGACGGCTGCAGCCTCTGCTGGGGACTGCCGAGGATTGGGGTGCTTTTGTCACGGTCTTCGACGACCTCAGCATGCTCGAGAATGTTCATGCCGGCGGGGCGGATGGGCGCATAGCACGGTCGAGGATGACCGCGGCCCTGTCTGAATCGCTTGCCACGCTCTCTCATCCGGAGGGCCGCTTTCAACGCCGGGGCATCAACCTTCTCTCTGCCGTGGCCGCGCGCGGTCTGCGTTTTCCCCTGGTGATCATCCCCGGGTTGGATGAGGGACGCTTCCCCGCCCGCCTGCGCCAGGATCCACTGCTGCTCGATGACGAGCGCAGACAGATCGGACATCCGCCACGACTCCCGCTCAAGTCCTTGCGCGGCGAGGAGGAGAAGCTGCTGTTCGATATGGCCGTGCGTGCGGCGGAAAAACGGCTCGTACTCTTGACCTCGCGCCTGGATGAATCTTCGGACCGCGAACGCATACCCTCAGAGTTCTTCCTCCGTGCCGCGGCGGCAGCGCGCGGAGCAGCCATGCTTTCCCTGGCCGATCTCACGGAAGAGAAGGTACCCGGGCTACGTTCCATCAGCCTTGACGATCCCGGCCCAGGGAAGGACCGGATTGCCGTGGACGAAGGAGAGATCCGGCTGCGGCTGATCCTGGAAAATCCCCGCACCGCCCGGGCTACGCTGGCGGCCCTCGAACAGGCAGAGCCGCTCCTGCTGACCCGGCCGATGGCATTCGACCGCGCGCGCCGGACCAGGCAGTTGACGGAGTTTGACGGGAGATTCCACGATCCGGCGCTCCTTCGTTGGGCGGCGCTAAAGCTCGACCTGGAAGCCGGTCAAATCTCAGCCAGCCGAATCGAAGAATATGCGAAGTGCCCTTACTTCTTCTACCTTCGGCGGATTCAAGAATTGGAGAAATGGGAGGAGTCCGGACCGGTCGAGGGGATGGATCCGCTGGAGCGCGGCCAGAGCATCCACGGGATCCTCGAGGCATTCGTGAAAAATCTCACCGGTGGCAGTATCGCTTCCGCTGCCGCGGAAGAACTGGCGGCGGCAGCGCGCGGCGTCCTGGAAAAGGCCCGTCCGGCGGGCATGCCGGATCTTCTGTGGGAGATCGAGCGGGACCGCTTGCTGGCCATGCTGCAGAACTGGCTGATCTTTGAAACGGAACGCGACGATGGCGACTGGCGGCCAGCCCATCTGGAGCGCTCTTTTGGGACATTTCCCGGCCCGGCTGCCTCGCCCGGCTACCGCGTGCAAGGCCGCAGCCACATGTTTGATTTTCGTGGCCGGATCGATCGCATCGACCTCTCCCGCGACGGGCGCCGCGCTCGCGTTGTTGATTACAAAACCGGCCGGCTGCCTGTCACCATGGAGGGCCGTGGGAAAACGCCGCTGATGGCAGGCGAAAAAATGCAGCTGGTGATTTACTGTGGCGCTTTATCAGTCCTGGAAGATCTGGCCGGTGTCGAGAGCGTCGAGGGGGAGTATCTCCATCTGCAGCCCGCCGATGGCCGGATCGTGCCCTGTTCGTTCCATGAAGAGGAATTGCGCGCCGCGGGGCAGCGTCTGCCAGAGATGCTGGAAATTGTCAGAGATGGGATAGCAGGGGGCGTCTTTTTCGCCCGCTCGTCGGGAAGGGTCCGGCCGCAGGGGCACTGCGACTACTGCGACTACCTCCTCATTTGCGGAAAGGATCGCGCGCAGAGAGAGCAGAGCAAAGCGGCCGACCCAGCCGTGCAGCGCTTTCTCGCGCTCGGGGACGCCGATGCGCCGGCGGAGGATGAAGAATGATCCCCGATTCAGCCGATAGAAAAAAAGCGACGGAGGAGACCGGCCGTTCCTTCGCGGTCGAAGCCTCTGCCGGGACCGGCAAGACCACCATCCTGATCGATCGCGTCCTTCACCTCGTCCTCGAGCGCGGGCCGGAAGGGGCGCCCCTGCCGCTCTCCCGCATCTGTGCCATAACCTTTACCGAGAAGGCGGCGGGCGAGATGAAGATCCGCCTGCGGCAGGAGTTCGAAAAGAAGGCGTCCAGGGCAGGCGAACCGGGAACGCGGGCGCTCGCAGCGCTGCGCGATCTCGAAACGGCATCGATTTCCACCTTCCATGCGTTCGCCGTGGCGCTGTTGAAAGAGAGGCCGATCGAGGCGGGGCTCGATCCGCGCTTCACGGCACTCGATGAGGTCCAGAGCGATCTCCTCTTCAGGGAAGTGTGGGACGCCTGGATGCAGCAGGCTTTGCTGGAACGAAAAGTTCCGCTCGAGCGGGCGCTGCGTGCGGGCCTGGGGCTCGAAGCTCTACGGGAAGCGGCCCGGACTTTGCGCCAGCGCGCGCACGGCGTTCGAGGCCTGAAGCTCGCCCCCCCACCCACGGAAGAAGAGACGCGGCAGCAAATGCGGCAGATGCTCGAGGAGGGCAGGCGCTTCCTGAGTCTGGTCAGGAACCAGGATGACAAGCTTGCAGGCAATCTGGGAAAGGCGTTGCGCTGGTTCGAAAATCCCTGCTCGGAGACATCATTTGGCAAGCTCCGTCCGGCAGGTTCCGCTGCCAACTGGCAGGGAGCGAGGGAGACGGTCCTGCAGGTCCAGGACTTCGTCAAAGGCGCGGCCGAATTCTGCGGCGGGTACGACTCTCTTCCGGCCCAGCGCGCTCTCGACGAGGCCCTCCGTTGGATCATGGATGATTTCCTGGCCCAATGGCAGGCGCGCAAGCGCACCGACGGGCTCGTGGATTTTGACGACATGCTGTGGTGCGCGCGCGACCTCCTGCAGACGAGCACCGCGGCGCGCGCAGCGTTTCAAAGACAATACGCCGCGCTTCTTGTGGATGAATTCCAGGATACCGATTCGGTCCAATGGGAAATCGTCCGTTTGCTCACAAACGGCGCCTCCGGGCAGGAGAGCGCCGATGCCGGGACTTTCGGGCCCGGCCGTCTCTTCATCGTGGGCGATCCGAAGCAGTCGATCTACCGTTTTCGCGGCGCCGACATCGAGACCTACCTGGGTGTGGCGGCCCCGCAGAACATGGCGCGATTGGGCCTGCAGCGGCTGGAGTTGACCACGAATTTCCGTTCGGTCCCTTCCATCCTCAGGTTTGTCGATGCCGCCTTCGGTGAGGTCATGAGAGCGTCCGAGGATGCGCGCTTCCAGCCGGCCTACCTGCCGTTCGGTGGAGTGGGGGCTCGCCGTGAGGAAACGGCGCCACCCTCCGTCTACATCCTGGGCGACAGAGACGAGCAGGAGGGGCTTGCGGGTTCGGGAAATGATTTCGTCGCCGTCGAAGCACGGCGCATTGCCAGTCTCATCGTTTCGATCTGCGGCAATACGGAGTGGAAGGTACAGGAGCGCGGGAAACGGGGCCCGGGAGAAGCGGGGCGTTGGCGTAAGCCGCGGTACGGCGATATCGCCGTTCTGCTCCCGGTCCTGACCCGCGCCGATGCACTCGAGGCCGCGTTGCGCGATGCCGGAGTCCCCTACGTTCTCGAAGGGGGCAAGTTCTACTATGCCCGCAGCGAGG includes:
- a CDS encoding UvrD-helicase domain-containing protein, translated to MIPDSADRKKATEETGRSFAVEASAGTGKTTILIDRVLHLVLERGPEGAPLPLSRICAITFTEKAAGEMKIRLRQEFEKKASRAGEPGTRALAALRDLETASISTFHAFAVALLKERPIEAGLDPRFTALDEVQSDLLFREVWDAWMQQALLERKVPLERALRAGLGLEALREAARTLRQRAHGVRGLKLAPPPTEEETRQQMRQMLEEGRRFLSLVRNQDDKLAGNLGKALRWFENPCSETSFGKLRPAGSAANWQGARETVLQVQDFVKGAAEFCGGYDSLPAQRALDEALRWIMDDFLAQWQARKRTDGLVDFDDMLWCARDLLQTSTAARAAFQRQYAALLVDEFQDTDSVQWEIVRLLTNGASGQESADAGTFGPGRLFIVGDPKQSIYRFRGADIETYLGVAAPQNMARLGLQRLELTTNFRSVPSILRFVDAAFGEVMRASEDARFQPAYLPFGGVGARREETAPPSVYILGDRDEQEGLAGSGNDFVAVEARRIASLIVSICGNTEWKVQERGKRGPGEAGRWRKPRYGDIAVLLPVLTRADALEAALRDAGVPYVLEGGKFYYARSEVFSAVNVLRAVANPNDGVALYGALRSIFFGLSDEDLLRARMEGEPLDYRGGVRQGSPLSRPYEILRELHLRRHERMASETLETLLQRTGAREVLAPRGIQSLANLGKLVRTLRTLQREATFSQVVELLSAMDEEGTSESESRIMEERSDAVRVLSIHRAKGLDFPIVCVAGLGMRRQHRHPDFLADPHGTRTFALRAGPMRTPGYNALMDADKARAEAELIRLLYVVLTRARDHLILSTHIKGRKQQGGDRWNANFEGTRLKPLAEFLSRRLGAAHELVRFVDIPALEQIEPPRSPDGEVPPADLRAVLQRQYEELRKLVSETPQSRREHAAAVEAEAKGDDETAPDPARDRAIRMGIAFHDAMDTVDPVLVPDIDALAQDAGARQRLDGAGIKALADMLDRSLGSPLMERVRRSRLAGGRVWRELPYIRPVGPGQAEIEEGKIDLLFEEAGAWVLVDYKTDHIPKDLEDISSFFMEKYAPQVRAYVTALNAVGVKVSSACLLLARTGAQIEIPF
- a CDS encoding PD-(D/E)XK nuclease family protein encodes the protein MAHRIFTGTFAALEARLIETIAEEQAGDPLAPVAVLVGSNILAAFLKNQIAGQGRSAANLRFYTFLDLAAKLCSGARASRARPRLPHLGASLLLEDILQAHTPQVFAQVAGFAGFRGALLDTFRDLRDAGIAPEALENSLPEMKGLTPDRAHHLLGLVRLYRSFRARVSSFRDVGDDFRQAATGASGASGILGTRSLLIYGIYDATGIQADLLHSLKDELDLVYFMPYVNEAGSSFAAPFLDARERELGATAVPLAQEIRNDGLSLLAQRIFAESEIQAGTQAAPAADESFVLVSVPGESRAAVEVIREVLRAVQEGVIGGFYEAAVILRRPEEEAPALTEACRLRSVPYFLHGGSAFSERPLARAVLAVAGLEPESFSRQAILTAMELVAAALPAEAAGAWDVPQWRALTNDARFLAGLGAWDSGTAALLRDAHAFLGRAEAHAASGIEDEESEFHRMSVPLARRRLEAAQSLRIGWLALRQATAGWPEALSGPDWAALLAGRLQPLLGTAEDWGAFVTVFDDLSMLENVHAGGADGRIARSRMTAALSESLATLSHPEGRFQRRGINLLSAVAARGLRFPLVIIPGLDEGRFPARLRQDPLLLDDERRQIGHPPRLPLKSLRGEEEKLLFDMAVRAAEKRLVLLTSRLDESSDRERIPSEFFLRAAAAARGAAMLSLADLTEEKVPGLRSISLDDPGPGKDRIAVDEGEIRLRLILENPRTARATLAALEQAEPLLLTRPMAFDRARRTRQLTEFDGRFHDPALLRWAALKLDLEAGQISASRIEEYAKCPYFFYLRRIQELEKWEESGPVEGMDPLERGQSIHGILEAFVKNLTGGSIASAAAEELAAAARGVLEKARPAGMPDLLWEIERDRLLAMLQNWLIFETERDDGDWRPAHLERSFGTFPGPAASPGYRVQGRSHMFDFRGRIDRIDLSRDGRRARVVDYKTGRLPVTMEGRGKTPLMAGEKMQLVIYCGALSVLEDLAGVESVEGEYLHLQPADGRIVPCSFHEEELRAAGQRLPEMLEIVRDGIAGGVFFARSSGRVRPQGHCDYCDYLLICGKDRAQREQSKAADPAVQRFLALGDADAPAEDEE